In a genomic window of Melopsittacus undulatus isolate bMelUnd1 chromosome 1, bMelUnd1.mat.Z, whole genome shotgun sequence:
- the LOC101878748 gene encoding solute carrier family 22 member 13-like, giving the protein MTEFGEFISALGAFGLYQKLLVVLISISLFLSPFQTIGQVFMVLDEPHHCNTSWICAIAPNLTEEEQLNLTLPRDADGGYEQCSMYSPVDWDLDSIVAYGLNTTEKCSNGWVYPSAQAPSLLTEFDLVCDRKDLNDISQSIYMLGMFLGSIIFGPLSDRIGRRPVFLICLLIHGLIGVGIAFVPHFYVYMAFRCVVGAAEAGILIIALALVTEWVGVSYRSKAVLITHCCFAIGQMILAGLAYGIRNWRLLQIAGTAPVFALFFYIWVLPESARWLVIKGRIEEAKKLLQKAAAINKRTLPPELLEQLKPETQPKPGSTLDLFRKKHLRKVTLIMTCTWFADSLVYYGLSLNVSGFGLNVYLTQLAFGGVELPARISCIFLLQWFGRKKTQAAVLLLSGLMCLVITGIPEDQPVVTTVLAIIGKFTSTASFSTSYVYSAELFPTVVR; this is encoded by the exons ATGACTGAGTTTGGAGAATTCATAAGTGCTCTGGGGGCATTTGGGCTGTACCAGAAATTGCTGGTAGTGTTAATTTCCATCTCCCTATTTCTTAGCCCTTTCCAAACGATTGGCCAAGTGTTCATGGTTCTGGATGAGCCTCATCACTGCAACACCAGCTGGATCTGTGCCATTGCCCCCAACCTGACGGAGGAAGAGCAGCTGAACCTCACCCTGCCCCGGGATGCGGATGGGGGGTACGAGCAGTGCTCCATGTACTCACCGGTGGACTGGGACCTCGACTCCATTGTGGCTTATGGCCTGAACACCACGGAGAAGTGCAGCAATGGCTGGGTGTACCCCTCAGCACAAGCACCATCCCTGCTGACCGAG TTTGACCTGGTGTGTGACAGGAAGGACCTGAATGACATCTCCCAGTCCATCTACATGCTGGGGATGTTCCTAGGATCCATCATCTTTGGGCCACTGAGTGACAG AATAGGCCGTCGGCCTGTATTTCTGATCTGCCTGCTCATCCATGGCTTGATTGGCGTAGGAATCGCCTTTGTGCCCCATTTCTATGTGTACATGGCCTTCAGATGTGTCGTgggggctgcagaggcaggaattCTGATTATTGCCTTGGCGCTGG TTACAGAATGGGTCGGTGTCTCCTATCGGTCAAAGGCAGTGCTTATTACTCACTGCTGCTTCGCCATCGGTCAGATGATTCTGGCTGGCCTGGCTTATGGTATTCGCAACTGGAGGCTGCTGCAGATTGCAGGAACTGCTCCTGtgtttgctcttttcttctaCATCTG GGTGCTCCCAGAGTCCGCTCGGTGGCTGGTGATAAAAGGCAGGATAGAAGAAGCTAAGAAGCTCCTTCAGAAGGCAGCAGCCATCAACAAGCGCACCCTCCCACCGGAGCTCCTGGAGCAG CTGAAGCCCGAGACTCAGCCCAAGCCTGGAAGCACCCTGGATCTCTTTCGGAAGAAGCACCTGCGGAAGGTGACTTTAATCATGACCTGCACCTG GTTTGCAGACAGCCTTGTCTACTATGGGCTGAGCCTTAACGTGTCAGGTTTTGGTCTGAACGTCTACCTGACCCAGCTTGCCTTTGGAGGGGTAGAGTTACCAGCTCGAATTTCCTGcattttcctgctgcagtggtttgggaggaagaaaacccaggctgctgtcctgctgctgtctgGCCTGATGTGTCTTGTCATCACTGGCATCCCTGAAG ACCAGCCCGTGGTGACCACCGTCCTGGCCATCATCGGCAAGTTTACATCCACAGCCTCCTTCTCCACCTCTTATGTCTACTCTGCAGAGCTCTTCCCCACGGTCGTCAGGTGA